agtaatggccgcctctgcagctccttatatagacagtgggatggctcacatcttattggctgctgtgggtgacgttcagtttgtcgtgcgtctttttgttttgacgcgcattTGCGGCGTCACGGCTCGTCGCACGATGAAAATTTCGGCGCGCGACGAAACGAATCGCGCGGCGAATTTAactatggcgaatttattcgcccatccctataggtaggggcttttcttattgggggggtttagttctcctttaaagtgtaagAACATAGAAGTTGTGTGTGCCTCTTACTAGTGATGGCTCCATGTAGTGAGGGTCAAATCCACCTAGGAGAGGTTCAGGCAAAAGCCTCTGGCAGAATCCTCCTGAGCCCATATGGTTTAGGCATAATATattacagggctgtccaactggtggccgcATGAGGCCCGTgacccccccttatgtggccctccacatcaaagtctgcctgctgtgtctgtttaccatttgtaagatttaaaaggtatcactacagagattaactgcatagtttaaacctcaaattcacacatccccctgcattgttcactcccctaaaactctatactgttctacctgagacccagactgaaactgccacattgttcacctgttcacactttatacaaaatgctaatggggcccagcactgtgtcactgtatgtagtacatattagactgctcctgattcctgtctcctgctctgttctgtcttccctatgctccctgtgtctgtcatACTTTGGTTATTTGTTCGGGGGTTTGttagaatttgaaaattattgttagggtcccctaaagtgtttaatcatatgctggggtactgtattatacacaggggaggaggaggcatatggatttaagggtatatcttaatatgacttagcttttttcacatatgagtggcatccttgccaggacaggcacaaggtagtttggctccctaggcaagagcttcaatcagtgccccctgtcctgcattaccatttacctctttatcatgatggtttttaaataaagaaaaagaaacactttttcctttatattactgccccccagcaagcccagcagccatcatacagccctccaatctttacctgtgtcagcagcagctaaaaataaatctgatcacatcatattgcccacaagtatttatgtacctgtgccagcgcccagcccagcagcaacagcaaagaTATGGGCCCAGggccaaatctgtacctggctgtgccagcactaagcttcacactttcacagtaatagaaagaaagttcagtgcaactgtgcaaggctgagagcagcaagcgagagccacaccaatcagcccccagctctctgcctctctctgttaCCCAACCGCATCATTCACGTCATTGGCGCGTATACGCACGTCGcactgcaccgcacagaaggagcaattacttgctggcaagagggagaaggggaaggagggggattccacccgactgagtgaccatgattactgaaacaaatgattaaataaatgcttggaaaaaaagagaaaaaaaacccattaaaagtgcgtccctcaatgatggcgtcctagacagctgcctactctgccaacccctagttccggccctgatccttgcagtgagcactaaccatctGGTTtcttggtgtgctattaatgtggacatggtcttgcggtaacatgggtgtggtttaaagtgggtgtggtctaaaaacagggagtggctaacgctggcttccattatcggccctccaccatgtacactagaaaaattccggccctctgtaccatataaattggacagcactgatatattaTATCATAGTGCCCCCTAGCGGCCAAACTTGTGATAACTAGGAGTCATATTAGACCCATGAAATGGGGAATTACTCCCTTCCTTAGACTAAGGATCCCCTTGTGCCCAATCTTTGGgggaatgcaaagtaaatggggacacatttaccagtcccctacactgCCAACAATGGCCAGATACACCAATAAGGGAACAAAATTGGGTTTGGGGCCATTTCTTCTTACCTTTCTTTTCTGTAGACTTCACTTGAGTATTATAAGATTgttcatatctgttgcttatttcgtgtacattagaaatgcaaataaaaaccattgaaaagaaaaattggttttGGGGAGGCTTAAGAAGGCCACACATGGGTCATTATACCAAGCCAGCTCCTCCCCTGCGGATCAAGTAGACAGCTCATTGGCCTGTACGTGTGTGAACTTCCAACCGGCCAACCCAACTGAATTGATACTGGATGTAGACCCTACTTGGCCCACTGATCTCCCTATGGGTCTGAATAGGCCTCCTATACAATTTTCTGGCAGGTggccaaatgattggatgagCCCACTTTGGACTAGAGTGCAGTTGGCCAAATTCAACAAATAACTTATTTGACCAACTGGTCAAATGAGCAGCTCTTGCCATGTATTCTAGGTCAGGTCGGTGATGTCCTCTAAGCCTTTCATAACCCAACATGAAGTTGTCCAACCCATAATCCATAGCTTCCTACCAAAGCCATCTAAATGCCAAACATTACTCTTCCTCTTATTACAAAGATGTTTGGCATGACAAAAGACTAGGGGGGCACAATGTCATATGACTACACAATACAAGTAGTCAATAGCGTAGCACCGAACTATGATATTCACAGTAATTATGTTTAAGGGACAGACTCCCATAAGTGTCTACGTCCAGCCCATCCAACACACACGGAGGATGAATATGGTCACTGAGAAGGAAACAGATCATAGGATTAATCATATGTCCAGCAAATACATGGAAGGTGACACCCATGAGGAACCTGTGCATAACGCCCAATGCTTGCTTCTTGTAGGAAATGTGGGAAGACTAAAGATTAAGTATGAATGGTCCATCAATACATGCAGCAGGGCTTTTTTATTTCTGTGGCCCTCCAGCAGTCCCGGGGCCTGCAACCtttatagttataccactgcttTATTCCAGATTTCCCCCTCACTTATGCTGCATGTTGCAATCACTCACACAATGGCAGCGATGCAGCGCAGGAATGTTCTACGCACATACACATAACACACTGTCCCTACACTTCACCTCACATTGCCTTTGTCTTCTAAACAACAAAACTAAACTTTCCGAAGAATTTACTGCATCAATGAGCATGTCAGACGCACGTCAGGGAAACCTCGTTACCTAAACGTTTCCAGGCACAACCGCCACCTACTCTACATCATGTGACCCATGGTAACCTAACCACATCTCAGTCTCACTATTTCACAGGGTATTAATGTaatgcaaagcactgtacaacaaaagaataaataagtagtaacaaacaaggcatcattgaaataaaaagtaacaataagttcattattagaaatacaattcacataaatataaaaaataattacaatgcagattaaggggtcagtgtcaaggagacaaaaggctggaggaccctaccccatagagcttacagtctaaatgggagggtaacttagagacacaattcagaggggtattaaggtgctgtaggttacagtttgttacactgttatataagtgccagttcagctgttatccaggtgttcccagagggagtctttgagttttgttttaaaaacactgaaggaggattctgtCCGCAGAGATTCAGGAATATAAAGGAGcaacaagagagaagggtttgagaaacaagagatgagaagTAGTTGGGTGCAGAGGACTAAAGGgatttgaaggttatgaggaggcgtttataagttatttgttttataggaagccatgataaggacttcagcagagGAGGGGCCTGTACCATTTTGGATGAGAGGATGAGTCtggcagtgtttaatacagactgtagaggggagagatgacagtaaagctggccatagacgcaaagatccgatcgtacgaatcgtggattcgtacgattttcggaccatgtgtggagagtcccgacatttttcgtccgtcggagattggtcgtttggtcgatcggacaggttagaaaatttctgtcggctgccgataatatctctgcgtgtattgccgatcgtacgattttcagagggagactgtcactagtgttgtcagacataagtatcgtacgattgccgtcaggggcagaacattgggtgatctgttcttatttgatcggaatggtaaagactttgatctgaatggttagtggagggtcgggagatgggaaagtccgatcgtacgttgattcgtacgatcggatctttgcgtctatggccagctttagggacaggtccggactgagaatgaaaaaatggccttggcatttcaggtacatagaggcccaaacagcccctagcagcccactaaatactgactttctatggcaccttatagcagcccctctggcatttgccagaacccacagattgccagtccggacctggttagggaggccagttagtagaaggttacagtaatctagtcgggataggatgagagcatgcatgagcgtctaaGAGGTATCAGGTGGAAGggaagggatggattttggcaatattgcataagacaaaagtgacaggttttgacaggagttaatatgatcagaggagagagaggagtcaaagattacccccagacagcgagctgagttgacagagttaatgagccatcaatagagatagtaaatagggcaGTAGGACCAGGTTTAGGTTCAGTGTTAGATTGAGTTTGAGGTgacgctggttcatccaatttgagatagccaggaggcagttagagatttgagcctctgtctCAGCTGTTAAtaaaggggtggataaatatatttgggtacatcagcatacagatgataattaaagccaaatgaatggatgagatctcccaaagacagagtgtacagggagaacaacagcggcccaagtacagagccttgcagcACTCCCAAGTAATGATCCCTCctttacctctctcctgtctctcacctgcagattatccctcccttacctctctcctgtctctcacctacagactatccctcccttacctctctcctgtctctcacctacagactatccctcccttacctctctcctgtctctcacctacagactatccctcccttacctctctcctgtctctcacctacagactatccctcccttacctctctcctgtctctcacctacagactatccctcccttacctctctcctgtctctcacctacagactatccctcccttacctctctcctgtctctcacctacagactatccctcccttacctctctcctgtctctcacctacagactatccctcccttacctctctcctgtctctcacctacagactatccctcccttacctctctcctgtctctcacctacagactatccctcccttacctctctcctgtctctcacctacagactatccctcccttacctctctcctgtctctcacctgcagactatccctcccttacctctctcctgtctctcacctacagactatccctcccttacccctctcacctgtctctcacctacagactatccctcccttacctctctcctgtctctcacctgctgactatccctcccttacctctctcctgtctctcacctgcagactatccctcccttacccctctcttctgtctctcacctgcagactatccctcccttacctctctcctgtctctcacctacagactatccctcccttacctctctcctgtctctcacctacagactatccctcccttacctctctcctgtctctcacctacagactatccctcccttacctctctcctgtctctcacctgcagactatccctcccttacccctctcacctgtctctcacctacagactatccctcccttacctctctcctgtctctcacctacagactatccctcccttacccctctcacctgtctctcacctacagactatccctcctttacctctctcctgtctctcacctgctgactatccctcccttacctctctcctgtctctcacctgcagactatccctcccttacccctctcttctgtctctcacctgcagactatccctcccttacctctctcctgtctctcacctacagactatccctcccttacctctctcctgtctctcacctacagactatccctcccttacccctctctcctgtctctcacctacagactatccctcccttacctctctcctgtctctcacctacagactatccctcccttacccctctcctgtctctcacctgcagactatccctcccttacccctctcctgtctctcacctgcagactatccctcccttacccctctcctgtctccagggccgccatcaggggggcacagggggtacaagtgtaccgggcccaggcctgaagggggcccaggcagcaggcccggatttgtggaaaggccacctagggaggcggcatgctgccctaccacacccacatttgttcaaaaacactgggtatgCACTGGagatcaataatttttttaatttcctgtgtgccaatccccattgctccagtccagatgatgaaatttgcatgaataaaggggaggggcaggggcgacgaacggcagtgggcctaggggcacccactatataaatccagccctgcctggcagtgctgaacttttaaAAAGAGCagggcccccttgacagcgccgaagccgtgccgcccttccgaagtcccgaacagccgaaatgcgtaagtgccgaaaagccgaacagctgaagtcctgaagcggtgaaaagacgcaaagtcacaaaaggaggtgaagttgaatcccctggccaccaatgtcttattttaatactctataggcccctgccaccaatgttttttttaaaaatgttctttggggccccacatttttttcaacttataGGGGGGatctggtccccaatagctttttataacttgtgtgtgtgtggggttaccatttttagcgctgatgtctgtgtgggattttaactgtgatgtgaagTGAGCCGGATCGGGACCGgggcagcccagggggcccagaaaatgttgttgtacgacCCCGTGATTTCTAACAGCGGCCCTGCCTGTCTCTCACTCCTCACACTCCTGCAATGGGAAAAGGCGGAACAGAGAACTATAGCCCTGCCTCTTGATTGCGATTGGCTCAGACATCTGTTCCAGAAAAGGCGCAGCCCACTGCTGTATATGAAGGGAGAGCAAGTACCTGGGATCATTGAGCGAATGGGAAGATCAATATAGACTTCATCCTGAGATACGGGCACTGGGGCCAGAGATAAACATGGAGGAGTGCGGGATCTGTTTCTATGAATACGGCCCGGGCAGAGAAGCCCAAGCGTTGGACGGCTGTGTGCACGTGATCTGCGCGAGCTGTCTGCTGCAAATGGTGGGCAAAGACTCAACCGTCACGTGCCCCTTCTGCCGGGCGCTCTGTGCGTTGCCTAGCGACCTGTTGTACGGACAGCGCGGGGGGACAGACAAAGTGCGGAGCCGCAGGAGTTGGGTAAAGAAACTTCTCCAGCCCACGAAGCGTCACCAAGGTAACGAGAGTCACCGACTGTAAGTGGATCAGTGTAATGGGCTCCTGGTGGCGTTTGTGAAGGGCAGAAATAAGGAACATGCCAAATGCAGCAATTCAGGAGAACCTTTTATACAAACACTAAGATTCTTCTGAAGAACAACAGATACAAACGCCAAGATCCTTCTAGAgagccttaaagggattgttcacctttaaattaactgctagtatgaggtagagagggagattctgagataatttgcaattggttttcatttcttattatttgtggtttttgccttatttagctttttattcagcagctctccagtttgttatttcagccatctggttgctagggtccaaattcccctagcaaccatgcaccgatgtgaataagagactgggatatgaataggagaggcctgaatagaaagaggagtaataaaaagtaacgataacaatatatttgtagccttacagagcatttgttttttagatggggtcagtgacccccatttgaaagctggaaagagtcagaagaagacagataattaaaaaaactattaaaaaatgaagaccaattgaaaagttgcgtagaatttgccattctataacatactaacagttaacttaaaggtgaaccaaacccttaattataaaaacctcCCTGGTACCCCTGTAAATGCCCCgacctttttacttacccctcactgcagattctgtgcagcggagttcacgggcgccatcttcttctcttcgggaagagatcggcgcatgtgcagttggagcaattttccggTTGGCGACGACTGTGCATGCGCTGGAAATTCCCGAAGCgtcggaagaagacccgaagattaccgaagaatatgtcgcccgtgaactccgctgcacagaatctgcaccgaggggtaagtaaagaggttggGGCATTTACCAGGAGTAACGCTTAGGCATGCGGCGTAGGGGTTTTTGTAATAAacggtttggttctcctttaaaggagaaggaaagcctgtAGAAAActgacttcacggcatccatcttccgtgtcctcggtaagctgaccgGGCGATAGGCAATCTCCTTCAATTTCGGCGCAGTTGTCGAAAACCGGAAAATTGcccccaactgcgcatgcgcattgccCCCCAATCAGCTTACCGAGGACACGGAGGATGgcatggatgccgtgaagtctgctgccagaatctgcgacgaggtgtaactataaagtatagggcagttagcctggggggtggggggtacagggttttttttctacagggtctccttctcctttaaaggcaaaccaccagTTTAACTCCCAATAGCCTATTGGAGAACCCTAAATATATTATCTATACCCCAACTCCCGGGCCATGGACAGTCTGAACTGGGCCACCGAGCCTAGCCCAGAATTAACATGGCTCACCGAACTGGAGgcgcagttgctgctgccccccgaTCCCCCGACCCCCTCCCGACCCCTCCCTTGGTCCTTGCAAAACATtttgtccttactgcctgccgaTCAGCTGTAGTTCAGGAGAACTCTAACTGCC
Above is a genomic segment from Xenopus laevis strain J_2021 chromosome 3L, Xenopus_laevis_v10.1, whole genome shotgun sequence containing:
- the LOC108711760 gene encoding uncharacterized protein LOC108711760 isoform X1 produces the protein MEECGICFYEYGPGREAQALDGCVHVICASCLLQMVGKDSTVTCPFCRALCALPSDLLYGQRGGTDKVRSRRSWVKKLLQPTKRHQGSRRQGDISRVGVICPFFL
- the LOC108711760 gene encoding E3 ubiquitin-protein ligase RNF152 isoform X2, producing MEECGICFYEYGPGREAQALDGCVHVICASCLLQMVGKDSTVTCPFCRALCALPSDLLYGQRGGTDKVRSRRSWVKKLLQPTKRHQGNESHRLKPETR